From a single Alloactinosynnema sp. L-07 genomic region:
- a CDS encoding peroxiredoxin, with amino-acid sequence MGLQLGDIAPDFTADTTAGEIGFREWKSGSWAVLFSHPADFTPVCTTELGRVAQLKAEWAARGAKPIALSVDSVADHNNWIPDIDAVNETTVDYPIIADPDKKVAELYGMIHPNEGDTSSVRSVFIIDPADKVRLTLTYPKSVGRNFDEILRALDALQLTDRAAVSTPVDWRKGDRVIVPPTVSTEDAKAKFGDVDEVKPYLRFVAAPEA; translated from the coding sequence GTGGGCCTGCAACTCGGTGACATCGCACCCGACTTCACCGCCGACACGACCGCCGGTGAGATCGGGTTCCGGGAGTGGAAGAGCGGTTCCTGGGCGGTCCTGTTCAGCCACCCGGCCGACTTCACCCCCGTGTGCACCACCGAACTCGGCCGCGTGGCCCAGCTCAAGGCGGAATGGGCCGCACGCGGCGCCAAGCCGATCGCCCTGTCGGTCGACTCCGTCGCCGACCACAACAACTGGATCCCGGACATCGACGCGGTCAACGAGACCACCGTCGACTACCCGATCATCGCCGACCCGGACAAGAAGGTCGCCGAGCTCTACGGGATGATCCATCCCAACGAGGGCGACACCTCCTCGGTCCGGTCGGTCTTCATCATCGACCCGGCCGACAAGGTCCGTCTGACCCTCACCTACCCCAAGAGCGTCGGCCGCAACTTCGACGAGATCCTGCGCGCCCTCGACGCCCTGCAGCTCACCGACCGCGCCGCGGTCTCCACCCCGGTGGACTGGCGCAAGGGCGACCGCGTGATCGTCCCGCCCACGGTGTCCACCGAGGACGCCAAGGCCAAGTTCGGCGACGTCGACGAGGTCAAGCCCTACCTGCGCTTCGTGGCCGCGCCCGAAGCCTGA
- a CDS encoding LVIVD repeat-containing protein: MSATRLRLLSAALLVPAAVLVAPAADAAPGFPAVDEVVTSANVRHVANVPATAPLNGPGHTGTDLAFTGDYAIAGDYDGFTIYDITDKDRPVVASQVLCPGSQNDLSVSGNLLFLSTDSRRTNDSCTSTSTSSGTQYWEGIKIFDISDKRNPRYLKSVETACGSHTHTLVPDKTGAAVYLYVSSYSPSSTLSKCQPPHDKISIVKVPLASPTSASVVATPVLFPGGGNPGSSKVAATTGCHDITAYPSKDLAAGACMGDGVLLDIADREAPRVIHQVQDNTNFAFWHSATFNNAGTKVVFTDELGGGGAATCNRKTGPNRGADGVYDITGTGDARTLVFRSYFKISRYQSSSENCVAHNGSLLPIAGRDIMVQAWYQGGVQVWDFTDSARPVEIGFFERGPLPNNGSGGSWSAYWYNGRIYSSDLVKGLDVVDITDPRTDPAKSVTFTELNVQTQGTF; the protein is encoded by the coding sequence ATGTCCGCCACCCGGTTACGTCTGCTGTCCGCCGCCCTGCTCGTCCCCGCCGCCGTCCTGGTTGCCCCCGCCGCCGACGCGGCGCCCGGGTTCCCCGCCGTCGACGAGGTCGTCACCAGCGCCAATGTCCGCCATGTCGCGAACGTGCCGGCGACCGCGCCGCTGAACGGTCCCGGCCACACGGGTACCGACCTAGCGTTCACCGGCGACTACGCGATCGCGGGTGACTACGACGGCTTCACGATCTACGACATCACCGACAAGGACCGGCCCGTCGTCGCTAGCCAGGTGCTCTGCCCCGGTTCGCAGAACGACTTGTCGGTGAGCGGGAACCTGCTGTTCCTGTCCACCGACTCCCGCCGCACCAACGACTCGTGCACGTCGACCTCCACCAGCAGCGGGACGCAGTACTGGGAGGGCATCAAGATCTTCGACATCAGCGACAAGCGGAACCCGCGCTACCTCAAGAGCGTGGAGACCGCGTGCGGCTCGCACACGCACACGCTGGTTCCGGACAAGACCGGCGCGGCCGTCTACCTCTATGTCTCGTCGTACTCGCCGTCGTCAACGCTGTCGAAGTGCCAGCCGCCGCACGACAAGATCTCGATCGTGAAGGTGCCGCTGGCCAGCCCGACCTCGGCCTCGGTCGTCGCCACCCCGGTGCTGTTCCCCGGCGGCGGCAACCCCGGCTCCAGCAAGGTCGCCGCGACCACCGGCTGCCACGACATCACCGCGTACCCGTCGAAGGACCTCGCGGCGGGCGCGTGCATGGGTGACGGTGTCCTGCTCGACATCGCCGACCGCGAGGCGCCCCGGGTGATCCACCAGGTGCAGGACAACACGAACTTCGCGTTCTGGCACTCGGCGACGTTCAACAACGCGGGCACGAAGGTCGTCTTCACCGACGAACTCGGCGGCGGCGGCGCGGCGACCTGCAACAGGAAGACCGGCCCGAACCGCGGCGCGGACGGTGTCTACGACATCACCGGCACCGGGGACGCGCGCACGCTGGTGTTCCGTAGCTACTTCAAGATCTCTCGGTACCAGTCCAGCAGTGAGAACTGCGTGGCGCACAACGGTTCGCTGCTGCCGATCGCGGGCCGCGACATCATGGTGCAGGCCTGGTACCAGGGCGGCGTGCAGGTGTGGGACTTCACCGACTCCGCGCGCCCGGTCGAGATCGGCTTCTTCGAGCGCGGGCCGCTGCCGAACAACGGCTCGGGCGGGTCGTGGTCGGCGTACTGGTACAACGGCCGGATCTACTCCTCCGACCTGGTCAAGGGCCTCGACGTCGTCGACATCACCGACCCACGCACCGACCCGGCGAAGTCGGTGACGTTCACCGAGCTGAACGTCCAGACCCAAGGCACCTTCTAA
- a CDS encoding thioesterase family protein, giving the protein MGYYEYKHTVETGETTLVGNVHFVAYLRWQGRCKENFLKEQAPALVADGLRLHTVKAECEYFSEILAADELSVRMRLEELTRTQLQFTFDYVRFRAGSEKLAARGRQRVACVVGAEPKVSEVPGGLRDALLPYAESPC; this is encoded by the coding sequence ATGGGGTACTACGAGTACAAGCACACCGTCGAGACCGGGGAGACCACACTGGTCGGCAATGTGCACTTCGTGGCGTATCTGCGCTGGCAGGGCCGCTGCAAGGAGAACTTCCTCAAGGAGCAGGCCCCGGCGCTGGTGGCCGACGGCCTGCGGCTGCACACCGTCAAAGCCGAGTGCGAGTACTTCTCCGAGATCCTCGCCGCCGACGAGCTGTCGGTCCGCATGCGCCTGGAGGAGCTGACCCGCACCCAGCTGCAGTTCACCTTCGACTACGTCCGCTTCCGCGCGGGCAGCGAGAAGCTGGCCGCGCGGGGCAGGCAACGGGTGGCGTGTGTGGTCGGTGCCGAGCCCAAGGTGTCGGAGGTCCCTGGCGGACTGCGCGACGCGCTGCTGCCCTACGCCGAGTCGCCCTGCTGA
- a CDS encoding DsbA family protein, with amino-acid sequence MSITLWFDPSCPFTWRTSRWIKDVAGRRDEKVSWRFLSLAILNEGKEIPENYRAAHLRARAALRVLAATDERYGQDAVDRLYTAIGERVHGPADRQLTLDVIVEALAEAELPAELIDATEDESLDSIVRESHETGQARVGTETGSPVTAFDDAPGFFGPVVSAVPAPEDGDRLLDGLRLLSPVRVFSEMKRARDPLS; translated from the coding sequence ATGAGTATCACCTTGTGGTTCGATCCCAGCTGCCCGTTCACCTGGCGCACGTCACGGTGGATCAAGGACGTCGCCGGACGTCGCGACGAGAAGGTCAGCTGGCGGTTCCTGAGCCTGGCGATCCTCAATGAGGGCAAGGAGATCCCGGAGAACTACCGCGCCGCCCACCTGCGCGCCCGCGCGGCCCTGCGCGTCCTCGCGGCCACCGACGAGCGGTACGGCCAGGACGCCGTCGACCGGCTCTACACCGCGATCGGCGAACGCGTGCACGGTCCCGCCGACCGTCAGCTCACCCTCGACGTGATCGTCGAGGCGCTGGCCGAGGCCGAGCTGCCCGCCGAGCTGATCGACGCCACCGAGGACGAGTCGCTCGACTCGATCGTCCGGGAGAGCCACGAGACCGGCCAGGCCAGAGTGGGCACCGAGACCGGCAGCCCGGTGACCGCCTTCGACGACGCCCCCGGATTCTTCGGCCCCGTCGTGTCCGCCGTCCCGGCCCCCGAGGACGGGGACCGCCTGCTCGACGGGCTGCGCCTGCTGTCCCCGGTGCGCGTCTTCAGTGAGATGAAGCGCGCCCGCGACCCGTTATCGTGA
- a CDS encoding lysine N(6)-hydroxylase/L-ornithine N(5)-oxygenase family protein, giving the protein MAHRDVELLAIGAGPANLALAVALDELAPDDLAANSLVIEQADTVSWQRGMLLHGAQSQVSFLKDLVTLRDPRSRFSFVNYLHSIGRLSDFINLGDFWPYRQEISDYFRWAADSLAKVRVEYRRRCAGIEPCRDESGTVTGWLTRLADGSTIRSRYLVVGAGRDPFVPTEFATLPAERVIHSTDYLPRIARLPKDGAQRVVVIGGAQSAAEMFDAVQTDLPDCTPTLVMRSVGLKTYENSKFTNELYYPGAVDDFFTARPPAREQIMREMHITNYSGLAPDLLEKLYRGLYLDRMSGAGRLRVVTMTEVTAAFEDGDDVVLELTDRRTGAVDELRCDLVLLGTGFVRQQPALVRGLAKSLGLSRVEVTRDYRLRLGTPATGACYLQGVNEATHGISDSLLSVLAVRGADIAGDILARRAEAGELGPAPARPRPVLVPAVVPAS; this is encoded by the coding sequence ATGGCGCATCGCGACGTGGAACTGCTCGCCATCGGCGCGGGACCGGCGAACCTGGCCCTGGCCGTGGCCCTCGACGAGCTCGCGCCCGACGACCTGGCGGCGAACTCGCTGGTGATCGAACAAGCCGACACCGTGTCGTGGCAGCGGGGGATGCTGCTGCACGGCGCGCAGAGCCAGGTCTCGTTCCTCAAGGACCTGGTGACCCTGCGCGACCCGCGCAGCCGGTTCTCGTTCGTCAACTATCTGCACTCCATCGGCAGACTCAGCGACTTCATCAACCTTGGCGACTTCTGGCCATACCGGCAGGAGATCTCCGACTACTTCCGCTGGGCCGCCGACTCACTGGCCAAGGTCCGGGTGGAATACCGGCGGCGCTGCGCGGGGATCGAACCGTGCCGCGACGAGTCGGGCACCGTCACCGGCTGGCTGACCCGGCTGGCCGACGGCTCGACCATCCGCAGCCGGTACCTGGTCGTCGGCGCGGGCCGCGATCCCTTTGTCCCGACCGAATTCGCGACGCTGCCCGCCGAGCGCGTCATCCACAGCACCGACTATCTGCCCCGGATCGCCCGGCTGCCCAAGGACGGCGCCCAGCGCGTCGTGGTGATCGGCGGGGCGCAGAGCGCCGCGGAGATGTTCGACGCGGTCCAGACCGACCTGCCCGACTGCACGCCGACGCTGGTGATGCGGTCGGTCGGGCTGAAGACCTATGAGAACAGCAAGTTCACCAACGAGCTGTACTACCCGGGCGCGGTGGACGACTTCTTCACCGCCCGCCCGCCCGCCCGCGAACAGATCATGCGGGAGATGCACATCACCAACTACTCCGGACTCGCGCCGGACCTGTTGGAGAAGCTGTACCGCGGCCTCTACCTCGACCGGATGAGCGGCGCGGGCAGGCTCCGCGTCGTCACCATGACCGAGGTGACCGCCGCCTTCGAGGACGGCGACGACGTCGTGCTCGAACTGACCGACCGCAGGACCGGCGCCGTGGACGAGTTGCGGTGCGATCTGGTCCTGCTGGGCACCGGCTTCGTCCGCCAGCAGCCCGCGCTGGTGCGGGGCCTGGCCAAGTCGCTGGGACTGAGCCGGGTCGAGGTGACCCGCGACTACCGGCTGCGCCTGGGCACGCCCGCCACCGGCGCCTGCTACCTGCAGGGCGTCAACGAGGCGACCCACGGCATCAGCGACTCGCTGTTGAGCGTGCTCGCCGTGCGCGGCGCGGACATCGCGGGCGACATCCTGGCCCGCCGCGCCGAAGCCGGAGAGCTGGGACCCGCGCCCGCTCGACCACGACCAGTCCTGGTGCCCGCCGTTGTTCCCGCCAGTTGA
- a CDS encoding cupin domain-containing protein, whose translation MEIRSLDRDRLGPDNNHSQRLLPWSALNAPFEGAWCLIKPGASSQRHAHHEYEIFIAVTGTAALESEGERTTFTAGDVVHFPPFTDHQVINEGAEDFEMYTVWWDVEMTKSFAARHEGEG comes from the coding sequence GTGGAGATCCGCAGCCTGGACCGGGACCGACTGGGGCCCGACAACAACCACTCGCAGCGCCTGCTGCCCTGGTCGGCGCTGAACGCCCCGTTCGAGGGCGCGTGGTGCCTGATCAAGCCCGGCGCGTCGTCGCAGCGCCACGCCCACCACGAGTACGAGATCTTCATCGCGGTGACCGGTACCGCGGCGCTGGAGTCCGAGGGGGAGCGCACGACCTTCACCGCGGGCGACGTCGTCCACTTCCCGCCGTTCACCGACCACCAGGTCATCAACGAGGGCGCCGAGGACTTCGAGATGTACACCGTGTGGTGGGACGTGGAGATGACCAAGTCCTTCGCCGCCCGCCACGAAGGCGAGGGCTGA
- a CDS encoding class I tRNA ligase family protein yields the protein MGEHLSRPALVIDTPPTSNGDLHVGHLAGPFLAADVHARYLRSTGREVVFSSGTDDSQTYVLASARRKGITPQELSGRSWHAIRQTLADMGISLDGFAPYDDRYRASVLDFVGDLYAAGKFELRTVQLPYNERTGEFLVEGLVCGYCPICLVRSRGGLCESCGHPNNFDELVEPQSTMDAEDEVTHRAAEILVLPMERYRDQLTEFYLARESRMRPHTVQLFREVLAKPLPDFPVTYPVSWGIPAPFEETPGQVINAWVEGIPAVMYCTAFAAEQLGEGAATDDEHWRSERDAEVIYFIGFDNVYFWGLTHVALLMAHDGRYVLPDSIISNEFYELENEKFSTSLGHVLHTKDLLAELPRDLIRFYLALSAPEHQTTNFGRDALTKITGERLVEPWNKLAGLLAKAVADAGADGVPLAVSAAARQRARAVLDRFRTCYELDAYSLTRAAALIVDQLSRLTATAGIAADDRLGDLLFEVRALLTGAAPILIDLARACGCANRFEIEDTATVTPFALPAFDAAVR from the coding sequence ATGGGGGAACACTTAAGCCGACCCGCCCTGGTCATCGACACCCCGCCGACGTCCAATGGCGACCTGCACGTCGGGCACCTCGCGGGCCCGTTCCTCGCCGCCGACGTGCACGCCCGCTACCTGCGCTCCACCGGTCGCGAGGTCGTGTTCTCTTCCGGCACCGACGACAGCCAGACCTATGTGCTCGCCAGCGCCCGCCGCAAGGGGATCACCCCGCAGGAGCTCAGCGGCCGGTCCTGGCACGCGATTCGCCAGACCCTGGCCGACATGGGTATCTCGCTCGACGGCTTCGCGCCCTACGACGACCGCTACCGCGCCTCCGTGCTCGACTTCGTCGGCGACCTGTACGCCGCGGGCAAGTTCGAACTCCGCACGGTCCAGTTGCCCTACAACGAGCGGACCGGCGAGTTCCTGGTCGAGGGACTGGTCTGCGGGTACTGCCCGATCTGCCTGGTGCGCAGCCGGGGTGGGCTGTGTGAGAGCTGCGGGCACCCCAACAACTTCGACGAGCTGGTCGAGCCACAGTCCACAATGGATGCCGAGGACGAGGTGACGCACCGGGCCGCGGAGATCCTGGTGCTGCCCATGGAGCGCTACCGCGACCAGCTCACCGAGTTCTACCTGGCCCGCGAGTCGCGGATGCGCCCGCACACCGTGCAGCTGTTCCGCGAGGTGCTCGCCAAGCCGCTACCGGACTTCCCGGTCACCTACCCGGTCTCGTGGGGCATCCCGGCGCCGTTCGAGGAGACGCCCGGACAGGTGATCAACGCGTGGGTCGAGGGCATCCCGGCGGTCATGTATTGCACGGCCTTCGCCGCCGAGCAGCTCGGCGAGGGCGCCGCGACCGACGACGAGCACTGGCGCAGCGAGCGTGACGCCGAGGTCATCTACTTCATCGGCTTCGACAACGTCTACTTCTGGGGCCTGACCCACGTGGCGCTGCTGATGGCCCACGATGGCCGGTACGTGCTGCCGGACTCGATCATCTCCAACGAGTTCTACGAGCTGGAGAACGAGAAGTTCTCCACCAGTCTCGGCCATGTCCTGCACACCAAGGACCTGCTCGCCGAGCTGCCGCGAGACCTGATCCGGTTCTATCTGGCGCTGAGCGCCCCGGAGCACCAGACGACCAACTTCGGCCGCGACGCGCTGACCAAGATCACCGGCGAGCGGCTGGTCGAGCCGTGGAACAAGCTGGCGGGGCTGCTGGCCAAGGCCGTCGCGGACGCCGGGGCCGACGGGGTGCCGCTCGCGGTGTCGGCTGCGGCGCGGCAGCGGGCGCGAGCGGTGCTCGACCGGTTCCGCACCTGCTACGAACTCGACGCCTACAGCCTGACCAGGGCCGCGGCGCTGATCGTCGACCAGCTCAGCAGGCTGACCGCCACGGCGGGGATCGCCGCCGACGACCGCCTCGGCGACCTGCTCTTCGAGGTGCGGGCCCTGCTCACCGGCGCCGCGCCGATCCTGATCGACCTCGCGCGGGCGTGTGGCTGCGCGAACCGCTTCGAGATCGAAGACACCGCTACGGTGACGCCCTTCGCGCTCCCCGCCTTCGACGCGGCGGTGCGGTGA
- a CDS encoding TauD/TfdA family dioxygenase: MSIPTITSAHAATLDAADAAEVNRIALDLCSWGDEQVDDPAWVTAVREASAGLPVALRQALRRFKRHSGPTGTLLVRGLPVDGDVLPPTPAVDGSVQRLVTVPAAVLMMTACELGEPAAFRAEKSGALVQDVVPVPGKETFQGNAGSVLLSFHNENAFHRHRPDFVMLLCLRPDHDRVAGLRTVCVREALPRLSAAARQTLFSAEFVTDPPPSFGAGGGGTAPHAVFHGSPEDPDMRVDLAATTPLTPRAGAALAELAQVFDGAATAVRLDAGDLAIVDNRVAAHGRTAFRPRYDGADRWLQRTFVATDLRRSRDHRPHDGQVLDR, encoded by the coding sequence ATGTCGATTCCCACGATCACGTCAGCGCACGCCGCGACGCTCGACGCCGCGGACGCCGCCGAGGTGAACCGGATCGCCCTTGACCTGTGCTCCTGGGGTGACGAGCAGGTCGACGACCCGGCCTGGGTGACCGCGGTGCGCGAGGCGTCGGCCGGGCTGCCGGTGGCGTTGCGGCAGGCGCTGCGCCGGTTCAAGCGCCACTCCGGCCCCACCGGCACGCTGCTGGTACGCGGCCTGCCGGTCGACGGCGACGTGCTGCCGCCGACCCCGGCGGTGGACGGCTCGGTGCAGCGGCTGGTCACCGTCCCGGCGGCGGTGCTGATGATGACGGCCTGCGAACTGGGCGAACCGGCGGCGTTCCGCGCGGAGAAGTCCGGCGCGCTGGTGCAAGATGTCGTGCCGGTCCCGGGGAAGGAGACCTTCCAGGGCAACGCGGGGTCGGTGCTGCTGTCGTTCCACAACGAGAACGCCTTCCACCGGCACCGCCCGGACTTCGTCATGCTGCTGTGCCTGCGGCCGGACCACGACCGGGTGGCGGGCCTGCGCACGGTCTGCGTCCGCGAGGCCCTGCCGCGGCTGAGCGCGGCGGCCAGGCAGACGCTGTTCAGCGCCGAGTTCGTCACCGACCCGCCGCCGTCGTTCGGCGCGGGCGGGGGCGGCACGGCACCGCACGCGGTGTTCCACGGTTCGCCGGAGGACCCGGACATGCGCGTCGACCTGGCCGCGACGACCCCGCTGACCCCGCGCGCGGGCGCGGCGCTGGCCGAGCTGGCCCAGGTGTTCGACGGCGCGGCCACCGCCGTGCGGCTCGACGCGGGCGATCTGGCCATTGTGGACAACCGGGTGGCCGCGCACGGCCGCACCGCGTTCCGGCCCCGCTACGACGGGGCCGACCGCTGGCTGCAGCGCACGTTCGTCGCCACCGACCTGCGCCGCTCGCGCGACCACCGGCCGCACGACGGCCAAGTGCTCGACCGGTAG
- a CDS encoding FAD/NAD(P)-binding domain-containing protein — MNEPGVDPLVVVIIGAGPRGTGILERLLANAGVAELPRPLRVELVDPYPPGGGRVWREEQSSLMWMNAMAGNVTMFTDETVRCGGPIRPGPSLSEWAAADGTHWDVLGMSFASRQVQSRYLSWVFDRIVADTPDGVTVTVHETTATRLDGGHGERQTVWLAGRDEPLVADAVVLALGHQEAEPTEEDLRVAGFAARHGLRHLSSAYTADADLSGFKPGENVVLRGFGAAFVDVMALLTQGRGGEYVVEEGRLRYVPCGQEPVLWVGSRRGVPQRAKIAYRLCGQPAPLPRFFEAAALDEVLAGRERVDFHSDLWPLMAKEIGWGYYHELFTAHPHRVMSDWPEFAAAYAACAFDSAELRELVEAAVPEPADRFDLPALDRPLDGLWFTSLADVQLHVRKHVAADLRRRDEFIHSADLGAYYAMLSVNRQLRQLRAADKLSARSMVEDVHGWWQGFFEYYTSGPPAQRSRQLLALSEAGVLRFLGANMWVATDDDLGVFVAGSASTADSVEATALVEARLPRADLSRTTDPLLRALYDRGEATDHVLSDEDGFEHSSGLLLVSTTDFKVLDRDGNPHPRRYAIGPFTNVRHFATFATPRSNAVSFRQNDALARGALRVIGAGLPGSENPSSVKGSDT, encoded by the coding sequence GTGAACGAACCGGGAGTCGACCCGCTTGTCGTGGTCATCATCGGGGCCGGGCCCCGGGGGACCGGGATACTCGAACGCCTGCTGGCCAACGCGGGCGTGGCCGAGCTGCCCAGGCCGCTGCGCGTCGAGCTGGTCGACCCGTACCCGCCCGGCGGCGGGCGGGTGTGGCGCGAGGAACAGTCGTCGCTGATGTGGATGAACGCGATGGCGGGCAACGTCACCATGTTCACCGACGAGACCGTGCGGTGTGGCGGGCCGATCCGGCCGGGGCCGTCGCTGAGCGAGTGGGCGGCGGCCGACGGCACCCACTGGGATGTGCTGGGCATGAGCTTCGCCAGCAGACAGGTGCAGAGCCGGTACCTGAGCTGGGTGTTCGACCGGATCGTCGCCGACACGCCCGACGGCGTCACCGTCACCGTGCACGAGACCACCGCGACGCGGCTGGACGGCGGGCACGGCGAGCGGCAGACGGTGTGGCTGGCGGGCCGCGACGAGCCGCTGGTCGCCGACGCCGTGGTGCTCGCGCTGGGCCACCAGGAGGCCGAGCCGACCGAGGAGGACCTGCGGGTGGCCGGGTTCGCCGCCCGCCACGGCCTGCGCCACCTGTCCAGCGCGTACACCGCCGACGCCGACCTCTCCGGGTTCAAGCCGGGGGAGAACGTCGTGCTGCGCGGCTTCGGCGCCGCGTTCGTCGACGTCATGGCCCTGCTGACGCAGGGGCGCGGCGGCGAGTACGTGGTGGAGGAGGGCAGGCTGCGGTACGTGCCGTGCGGGCAGGAGCCGGTGCTGTGGGTCGGGTCCCGCCGCGGCGTCCCGCAGCGCGCCAAGATCGCCTACCGGCTGTGCGGGCAGCCCGCGCCGCTGCCGCGGTTCTTCGAGGCCGCGGCGCTCGACGAGGTGCTCGCCGGGCGCGAGCGGGTCGACTTCCACAGCGACCTGTGGCCGCTGATGGCCAAGGAGATCGGCTGGGGCTACTACCACGAGTTGTTCACCGCCCACCCGCACCGCGTCATGTCCGACTGGCCCGAGTTCGCCGCCGCCTACGCCGCCTGCGCGTTCGACAGCGCCGAACTGCGGGAGCTGGTGGAGGCCGCGGTGCCCGAGCCCGCCGACCGGTTCGACCTGCCCGCGCTCGACCGGCCGCTGGACGGGCTGTGGTTCACCAGCCTGGCCGACGTGCAGCTCCATGTGCGCAAGCACGTGGCGGCCGACCTGCGGCGGCGCGACGAGTTCATCCACAGCGCCGACCTCGGCGCCTACTACGCGATGCTGTCGGTCAACCGGCAGCTGCGGCAGCTGCGTGCCGCCGACAAGCTCTCCGCCCGGTCGATGGTGGAGGACGTGCACGGCTGGTGGCAGGGGTTCTTCGAGTACTACACCAGCGGCCCGCCCGCCCAGCGCAGCAGGCAGCTGCTCGCCCTGTCCGAGGCGGGCGTGCTGCGGTTCCTCGGCGCAAACATGTGGGTGGCCACCGACGACGACCTCGGCGTGTTCGTCGCGGGCAGCGCCAGCACCGCGGACAGCGTCGAGGCGACCGCCCTGGTCGAGGCCCGGCTGCCGCGGGCCGACCTGAGCCGCACCACCGATCCGCTGCTGCGCGCGCTCTACGACCGCGGCGAGGCCACCGACCACGTGCTGTCCGATGAGGACGGATTCGAGCACAGCTCCGGGCTGCTGCTGGTGTCCACAACGGACTTCAAGGTGCTGGACCGCGACGGGAACCCGCATCCGCGGCGGTACGCGATCGGCCCGTTCACCAATGTCCGGCACTTCGCCACGTTCGCCACGCCCCGGTCCAACGCGGTGTCGTTCCGGCAGAACGACGCCCTTGCCCGCGGCGCGCTGCGCGTCATCGGTGCCGGACTCCCCGGCTCAGAGAACCCATCTAGCGTCAAAGGATCGGACACATGA
- a CDS encoding acetyl-CoA carboxylase biotin carboxylase subunit family protein, translating into MNTTRKPAVLFMGDLVIVARQTRLITEAHNRGYAPLLVVTPYTDPARLAELRADPEHPLSKLADVVEVEDAKVDFVVPGIQPLLRRYDVKAVLCIGDFFVEPVGVVADCLGVPGAGSASSRMSRNKMLQRTALPDLSPTFQVVTPSERGGPIAADVTFPVVVKPVGRFSSLGVRQVHRPDELADVLATYPEDETVLVESRVVGPEFSVEALTQHGKVLWAEVTGKRTNESTGIFFTEMGHTSPAELSDVDRQALVDANTEVLRRLGFRDGISHAEFRLSAGGPVMMEIATRLPGDGITFLWELATGQPLEPVMLDLALGVPTSYPAPRRRACQVYLEHPFGELRDVTSTGTPVSWVTRDDSWPAFTPQDAQAPAQDHAVLVTMVAGDVLGPQTDSEARSVSVIFDVPLGEETAPLVEKYAATVTIEVDEAARSAA; encoded by the coding sequence ATGAACACCACCCGCAAGCCCGCCGTGCTCTTCATGGGCGACCTGGTGATCGTCGCCCGGCAGACCAGGCTCATCACCGAGGCGCACAACCGGGGCTACGCGCCGCTGCTCGTCGTGACCCCCTACACCGACCCCGCTCGGCTCGCCGAACTGCGCGCCGACCCGGAGCACCCGCTGTCGAAGCTGGCCGACGTGGTCGAGGTGGAGGACGCCAAGGTCGACTTCGTCGTCCCCGGCATCCAGCCGCTGCTGCGCCGCTACGACGTCAAGGCCGTGCTGTGCATCGGCGACTTCTTCGTCGAGCCGGTCGGTGTCGTGGCCGACTGCCTCGGTGTGCCCGGCGCGGGGTCGGCGTCGAGCCGGATGAGCCGCAACAAGATGCTCCAGCGCACCGCGCTGCCGGACCTCTCGCCGACGTTCCAGGTCGTCACCCCCTCAGAGCGCGGCGGACCCATCGCCGCCGACGTCACGTTCCCGGTCGTGGTCAAGCCGGTCGGCCGGTTCTCCAGCCTCGGTGTGCGGCAGGTGCACCGGCCCGACGAACTCGCCGACGTCCTCGCCACCTACCCGGAGGACGAGACGGTGCTGGTGGAGAGCCGGGTCGTGGGCCCGGAGTTCTCGGTGGAGGCGCTGACCCAGCACGGGAAGGTGCTGTGGGCCGAGGTGACCGGCAAGCGCACCAACGAGTCGACCGGGATCTTCTTCACCGAGATGGGCCACACGTCGCCAGCCGAACTGTCCGATGTGGACCGTCAGGCCCTGGTCGACGCGAACACGGAGGTGCTGCGCCGCCTCGGCTTCCGTGACGGGATCAGCCACGCCGAGTTCCGCCTGTCGGCGGGCGGCCCGGTCATGATGGAGATCGCGACCCGCCTGCCCGGCGACGGGATCACCTTCCTGTGGGAACTGGCCACGGGGCAGCCGCTGGAGCCGGTGATGCTCGACCTCGCCCTGGGCGTGCCCACCTCGTACCCGGCCCCGCGCCGCCGCGCCTGCCAGGTCTACCTGGAGCACCCGTTCGGCGAACTGCGCGACGTCACCAGCACGGGCACCCCTGTGTCGTGGGTGACCCGCGACGACAGCTGGCCCGCCTTCACCCCGCAGGACGCGCAGGCGCCCGCCCAGGACCACGCGGTCCTGGTGACGATGGTGGCCGGTGACGTCCTGGGCCCGCAGACGGACTCGGAGGCCCGCTCGGTGTCGGTGATCTTCGACGTGCCCCTGGGTGAGGAGACCGCGCCCCTGGTGGAGAAGTACGCCGCGACCGTCACCATCGAGGTCGACGAAGCCGCCCGGAGCGCGGCGTGA